From one Lysinibacillus sp. G4S2 genomic stretch:
- a CDS encoding LysM peptidoglycan-binding domain-containing protein, with product MIIHVVSAGETLWQIANHYSVPINSIIQLNALSHPNQLVIGQSLVIPSPYTTHTVKKGDTLSSIAQQYSVSIQSIITENHLTNPDVLTPGTKLVIPPITHIVKPGETLAQIANQYGTTVQAIVSENGITDPNMIYVGTSLIIPRAKPSIEVNAYTYQKPEEAVRSINAIGHLLTYFSPFAYMIKEDGTLQPVEDKEMLDAAIPKNITPMLTITNFSSTQAGSNLSHVILSSAELREKVINNALKVMEEKGYKVLNIDFENVLPADRDNYNAFLQLAVDLLHPKGYLVSTALAPKTSATQAGTLYEAHDYEAHGRIADFVILMTYEWGYRLGPPQAISPINEMRKVVEYALSVMPAHKIFLGFQIYARDWLLPHVKGQEAETFSSQEAINRAVKYGATIQYDRIAQSPYFRYVDEKGRNHEVWFEDARSAQAKFDMTKEYNLRGISYWALGFPFPQNWALLNNDFSIKKVSL from the coding sequence ATGATTATTCATGTAGTGAGCGCTGGTGAAACACTTTGGCAAATTGCAAACCACTATTCCGTACCTATCAATTCCATTATCCAATTAAATGCATTATCTCATCCAAATCAATTAGTAATCGGACAATCACTCGTTATCCCCTCTCCTTATACAACTCATACTGTAAAAAAGGGCGACACTTTATCGTCGATTGCCCAACAATATAGTGTATCTATTCAATCGATTATTACAGAAAATCATTTAACAAATCCAGATGTCTTAACACCTGGAACTAAGCTAGTTATTCCACCTATTACACATATTGTGAAGCCTGGAGAGACGCTAGCGCAAATTGCCAATCAATATGGTACGACTGTTCAGGCAATTGTTTCGGAAAATGGAATTACAGACCCGAACATGATTTATGTTGGCACAAGTTTGATCATTCCAAGAGCTAAGCCTTCCATTGAAGTAAATGCTTATACGTACCAAAAGCCTGAAGAAGCTGTTCGTTCGATTAACGCTATCGGTCATCTCCTTACTTATTTTAGCCCCTTTGCTTATATGATTAAGGAGGATGGAACATTACAGCCTGTAGAAGATAAAGAAATGCTCGATGCGGCAATTCCCAAAAACATTACACCTATGTTAACCATTACTAATTTCTCTTCCACACAAGCAGGCTCCAACTTATCCCATGTTATTTTATCTAGCGCTGAACTACGGGAAAAGGTCATCAACAATGCGCTGAAAGTGATGGAAGAGAAAGGCTATAAAGTATTAAATATTGATTTCGAAAACGTTCTTCCAGCAGATCGGGATAATTACAATGCCTTTCTTCAGTTAGCTGTTGACCTTCTTCATCCAAAAGGTTACCTAGTATCAACGGCACTTGCACCAAAAACGAGCGCAACTCAGGCAGGAACATTATATGAGGCACATGATTATGAGGCACACGGTAGAATTGCAGATTTTGTAATTTTAATGACATATGAGTGGGGTTATCGACTTGGTCCTCCACAAGCTATTTCACCTATTAATGAAATGAGGAAAGTTGTGGAATATGCTTTATCAGTAATGCCTGCTCACAAAATATTTTTAGGCTTTCAAATTTACGCTCGCGATTGGCTTTTACCACATGTTAAAGGGCAAGAAGCAGAAACATTCAGCTCTCAAGAAGCCATAAACAGAGCCGTAAAATATGGAGCAACCATACAATACGATAGGATCGCTCAATCACCTTATTTTCGTTATGTTGATGAAAAAGGTAGAAATCATGAGGTATGGTTTGAAGATGCTAGAAGTGCACAAGCTAAGTTTGACATGACGAAGGAATATAATCTTCGAGGTATTAGCTATTGGGCGTTAGGTTTTCCTTTCCCACAAAACTGGGCACTTTTAAATAATGATTTTTCCATTAAAAAGGTTTCATTATAA
- a CDS encoding H-type small acid-soluble spore protein, translating to MDLERAQEIVASPKEYEVSYNGVSIWIDKLHDDGKTATVHLRRSLEERSEVDIGELKEEYLVH from the coding sequence GTGGATTTAGAACGTGCACAAGAAATTGTCGCCTCACCAAAAGAATATGAAGTAAGCTATAATGGCGTCTCTATTTGGATTGATAAGCTTCACGATGATGGTAAAACAGCAACTGTTCATTTACGTCGATCTTTAGAGGAACGATCTGAAGTGGACATAGGAGAATTAAAGGAAGAGTACCTCGTACATTAG
- a CDS encoding EAL domain-containing protein — protein sequence MEKCLNQLEIEKKEIWYIVLPLLLVIPLLSLSNQVFGIFREESYISLHLIIQILIIVCTMAIAIQSWLVFSHLLSNQIIYIGNLFFVIALLEMLSLVIKQNPMAETQDMEILLHIIMRLCLSIGFLFIILKPKKRLTMNYRIYTYGSSLIFVLLSFVLVYFSSNYFLPEEQLLNQVKAIVHLVSAVVQGATIVILSKNIKSLSKRVIWLNSAAIYLIISDIFFVFIKDWESIWGFSALIYQFFAFYFFFKAIYYTSVEKPYQQLLKIKQDLEHSQQELRFQAFHDDITRLPNEHLLLKTLKEDLHANSHQKAIIAIEIDRLAAIRSSIGISYSNEMMKLVAERIQAILPPHYYATKLREGQFVIYINHVTTTEELLQFCFNLKNAMKKPLQVQLFSLNGNLNIGIALHDEDCSGEELLMHAQLAMREASQIPQRFLFYKSYMSNGIADRILIEQELHKALANEEFYLDFQPQVNLKTSKIESVEALVRWRHPTRGFVSPELFIPIAEESGLIIPLGKWILETACSQVKTWEKQGLPPIKVAVNLSLGQLFQQDLVQMVQEILQSTKLEPKYLQLEITESMTMNIDQMTQLLHELKALGIQIAVDDFGTGYSSLSYLKDFPIDCLKIDRAFVRNIQHNPNDEALVSMILSMAKHLRLKVVAEGIEEVEQLAFLIEGDCDYIQGYLFSKPISAEQISNNYKELHNRASDILTEIKYVEDFVI from the coding sequence TTGGAGAAATGTTTGAATCAATTAGAAATAGAAAAGAAAGAGATTTGGTATATAGTATTGCCATTATTGCTAGTTATACCACTTTTAAGTTTAAGTAATCAGGTATTTGGTATTTTTAGGGAAGAAAGCTACATCTCTTTGCATTTGATTATACAAATACTAATTATTGTTTGTACAATGGCAATCGCTATTCAATCTTGGCTCGTTTTTTCACACTTATTATCAAATCAAATAATATACATAGGTAATTTATTTTTTGTCATCGCCTTGTTGGAAATGTTGAGCTTAGTGATCAAACAAAATCCAATGGCTGAAACACAAGATATGGAAATTTTGTTACATATAATAATGCGATTATGCTTATCAATCGGTTTTCTCTTTATTATTTTAAAACCCAAAAAACGCTTAACGATGAATTATCGTATTTATACATATGGAAGTTCTTTAATATTTGTATTGTTGAGTTTTGTACTAGTGTATTTCTCTTCAAATTATTTCTTGCCTGAAGAACAATTGCTGAATCAAGTGAAGGCTATTGTCCATTTGGTGTCTGCTGTTGTACAAGGTGCAACGATTGTGATTTTAAGTAAGAATATAAAAAGTTTGTCCAAACGAGTTATATGGCTAAATAGTGCTGCAATTTATTTAATTATTAGCGATATTTTCTTTGTTTTCATTAAAGATTGGGAATCTATTTGGGGTTTTTCTGCACTTATTTATCAATTTTTTGCATTCTACTTTTTCTTTAAAGCAATATATTATACATCGGTCGAAAAACCGTATCAGCAATTATTAAAAATAAAGCAAGACCTTGAGCATTCACAGCAGGAGCTTCGCTTTCAAGCTTTTCATGATGATATTACGCGGCTTCCGAATGAACATTTATTATTAAAAACCTTAAAAGAGGATTTACATGCCAATAGTCATCAAAAAGCAATCATTGCAATTGAGATTGATCGTCTTGCAGCCATCCGCTCGTCTATAGGTATTAGCTATTCCAATGAAATGATGAAGCTCGTAGCTGAGAGAATACAAGCTATATTACCTCCTCATTATTATGCAACAAAGCTTCGTGAGGGGCAGTTTGTTATTTATATCAATCATGTAACAACTACTGAAGAACTATTACAATTTTGCTTTAACCTGAAGAATGCAATGAAAAAACCATTACAAGTACAATTATTTTCTCTCAACGGTAATCTTAATATTGGCATTGCCCTGCATGATGAAGATTGCTCAGGTGAAGAGCTTTTAATGCATGCTCAGTTAGCGATGCGAGAAGCGAGTCAAATACCTCAAAGATTTCTTTTTTATAAGTCATATATGTCAAATGGCATAGCTGACCGTATTTTGATTGAGCAAGAGCTTCATAAGGCATTAGCTAATGAAGAATTTTATTTGGATTTTCAGCCTCAGGTAAATTTAAAAACTAGCAAAATTGAATCGGTGGAAGCTCTAGTACGTTGGCGTCACCCAACGCGTGGATTTGTTTCACCGGAGTTGTTTATCCCGATTGCAGAAGAATCGGGACTAATTATTCCATTAGGGAAATGGATTTTGGAGACAGCATGCTCTCAAGTGAAAACATGGGAGAAGCAAGGTTTGCCACCAATAAAGGTTGCTGTTAATTTATCTCTCGGTCAATTATTTCAACAGGATTTAGTGCAAATGGTGCAAGAAATTTTACAAAGTACAAAATTAGAGCCAAAATATTTACAATTAGAAATTACGGAAAGTATGACAATGAATATCGATCAAATGACACAGTTGCTTCATGAATTAAAGGCACTTGGTATCCAAATTGCTGTCGATGACTTTGGAACAGGATATTCGTCGCTTTCGTATTTAAAAGATTTTCCAATTGATTGCTTAAAAATTGACCGGGCGTTCGTTCGGAATATTCAGCATAATCCAAATGATGAAGCGCTCGTTTCTATGATTTTATCAATGGCGAAGCATTTGCGATTGAAAGTTGTTGCTGAGGGAATAGAAGAAGTCGAGCAGCTTGCTTTCCTGATTGAGGGTGATTGCGATTATATCCAGGGATATTTATTTAGTAAGCCAATTTCTGCCGAACAGATTTCCAATAACTACAAAGAGTTACACAATCGAGCAAGTGATATATTAACAGAGATTAAATATGTGGAGGATTTCGTCATTTAA
- a CDS encoding sigma-70 family RNA polymerase sigma factor produces the protein MTTQHTKQKLSPELPFDEVLELVQPMITSILLKCRIYKDFEYYRHIASIAVWEAWRKADPSKGLFSSYIYTSVKGEILKELSKERLFETNYTLVDNETINYVREYEMSDINPTRLECIMSYLKKEERKILLLFYVEGYSYSEIAKELGLSVDAVKKRRTRIMIKLRELLSSE, from the coding sequence ATGACAACACAGCATACTAAACAAAAGCTATCACCTGAACTACCATTTGATGAAGTATTAGAATTAGTCCAACCAATGATCACGTCGATTTTATTAAAGTGCCGAATTTATAAGGATTTTGAATATTATCGTCATATAGCGTCCATAGCTGTATGGGAGGCTTGGCGCAAAGCGGACCCATCAAAAGGGCTGTTTTCTTCTTACATTTATACAAGCGTCAAAGGAGAAATTTTAAAAGAACTTTCAAAGGAAAGGTTATTTGAAACGAATTATACACTCGTGGATAATGAAACGATAAATTATGTTCGAGAGTATGAAATGAGTGATATAAATCCTACTCGATTAGAATGTATTATGTCCTATTTAAAAAAGGAAGAAAGAAAAATATTGCTACTTTTTTATGTAGAAGGTTATAGTTACTCAGAAATAGCTAAAGAACTAGGTTTATCTGTGGATGCAGTGAAGAAAAGACGCACAAGAATAATGATTAAGCTGCGTGAATTGTTATCTTCAGAATAA
- the sspI gene encoding small acid-soluble spore protein SspI — MNFQIRDAITTNVHGQSAAEFKDIVEDAISRGEEHLLPGLGVFFEKWWQQSSPAEQDAFTQKLEKAFAH; from the coding sequence ATGAATTTTCAAATAAGAGATGCGATTACGACAAACGTACATGGCCAATCAGCGGCCGAATTTAAGGATATTGTCGAGGATGCTATTAGCCGTGGTGAAGAGCATTTACTACCAGGGCTTGGTGTGTTTTTTGAAAAATGGTGGCAGCAATCTAGTCCTGCTGAGCAGGATGCATTTACCCAAAAACTAGAAAAAGCCTTTGCTCACTAA
- a CDS encoding FAD-linked oxidase C-terminal domain-containing protein, whose amino-acid sequence MTVAVELIVNQLKKVLSEEQVSTNETVRQLHGRDESHHAMSLPDIVTFPRSTADVSSILKIAHAERVPVVPFGVGSSLEGNAIPIANGISIDFSEMNAILEIRPDDLLVKVQPGVTRSQLNKELKKYGLQFTVDPGADATLGGMAATNASGTTAVRYGVMRDQVRDLEVVLADGSVIHTGSLAAKSSSGYHLNGLFIGSEGTLGCFTELTLQVYGIPEFVTAGRAVFATVGDAVSAVTALLQVGISIGRVELVDEASIKQANIYNETAYDEKPTLFLEFHGNEAGMHADIKFAREIFEDFGCLSVEFEKDNAARNKLWEARHSLAYAYIHAYPGKKLMSTDVCVPISMLAESVLYAREQLEQLDLAGGIVGHVGDGNFHALLMLDPNNAEEQAKADRFNEHIVQYALLRGGTCTGEHGVGLGKMKYQSTEHGTSLLVMKSIKAALDPHNIMNPGKIFTM is encoded by the coding sequence ATGACTGTTGCTGTAGAATTAATAGTAAATCAACTAAAAAAGGTTTTATCTGAAGAACAGGTGTCAACAAACGAAACGGTGCGACAGCTACATGGAAGGGACGAATCACATCATGCAATGAGCTTACCAGATATCGTTACCTTTCCTCGTTCCACGGCCGATGTTAGTTCCATCTTAAAAATTGCTCATGCGGAACGTGTACCCGTCGTACCTTTTGGTGTTGGCTCAAGCTTGGAAGGAAATGCAATTCCTATTGCAAATGGCATTTCTATCGATTTCTCTGAAATGAATGCTATTTTAGAAATTCGACCAGATGACCTGCTAGTGAAAGTACAACCGGGTGTAACACGTTCTCAATTGAATAAAGAATTAAAAAAATATGGACTTCAATTCACTGTTGATCCTGGTGCTGATGCCACACTTGGTGGAATGGCAGCGACAAATGCCAGTGGAACTACCGCAGTTCGTTATGGTGTTATGCGAGATCAAGTGCGCGATTTAGAGGTTGTACTTGCAGACGGCTCTGTTATTCATACTGGTAGCTTAGCAGCAAAATCTTCTTCTGGTTATCACTTAAATGGTCTTTTCATTGGCTCTGAGGGTACGCTAGGTTGCTTCACAGAGTTAACTTTACAAGTCTATGGTATACCCGAATTTGTAACGGCGGGACGTGCAGTTTTTGCGACAGTTGGCGATGCTGTCAGTGCAGTAACCGCATTGTTGCAGGTGGGCATTTCAATTGGCCGTGTTGAACTGGTCGATGAAGCCTCTATCAAACAAGCAAATATTTATAATGAAACAGCCTATGATGAAAAACCAACATTATTTTTAGAATTTCACGGAAATGAAGCGGGTATGCACGCTGATATAAAATTTGCTAGAGAAATTTTTGAGGACTTTGGTTGTCTTTCTGTTGAATTTGAAAAAGACAATGCTGCACGGAATAAGCTCTGGGAGGCGCGCCATTCCTTGGCCTATGCATATATCCATGCCTATCCGGGGAAAAAGCTTATGTCGACTGACGTTTGTGTACCGATATCTATGCTTGCTGAGTCCGTTTTATATGCTCGTGAACAGCTTGAACAACTTGATCTTGCAGGCGGAATTGTAGGCCATGTTGGAGACGGTAACTTCCATGCCTTGTTAATGTTAGATCCAAATAATGCTGAGGAGCAAGCAAAAGCAGACCGCTTCAATGAGCATATTGTTCAATATGCTTTACTACGTGGCGGCACTTGTACTGGTGAACATGGTGTTGGTCTTGGGAAAATGAAATATCAGTCTACGGAGCACGGAACATCTCTATTAGTGATGAAGAGTATAAAGGCAGCACTTGACCCACATAATATTATGAATCCAGGAAAAATTTTCACTATGTAA
- the argF gene encoding ornithine carbamoyltransferase produces the protein MKLLEEVQLKLVSSLKGKDLLTLLDYTSEEVEQLVELATQLKIITKEGKCPKLLEGKTLGMIFEKHSTRTRISFEVGMIQLGGKGMFMHARDLQIGRGESIYDTAYVLSGYLDGIMIRANSHAMVKELAEHASIPVINGLTDIYHPCQALADLETIAENKGQLKGLKIAYVGDGNNVAHSLVVASAHVGMNVAVATPVGYECDVEVIAKAQAIAAANGSTITITNDPVEAVLNADVVYADVWTSMGQEEETAKRLEDFAGYQINDELVAYAKPNYMFLHCLPAHREEEVATSVIDGPNSYIFEQAENRLHAQKAVLASILA, from the coding sequence ATGAAATTACTCGAGGAAGTACAGTTAAAGTTAGTATCAAGCTTAAAAGGTAAGGACCTACTAACCTTGCTAGACTATACAAGTGAAGAAGTTGAACAGTTAGTTGAATTAGCAACACAACTAAAAATAATTACAAAAGAAGGGAAATGTCCGAAGCTACTAGAAGGTAAGACACTCGGTATGATTTTTGAAAAACATTCAACTCGTACTCGTATTTCATTTGAAGTAGGTATGATTCAACTAGGTGGGAAAGGTATGTTTATGCATGCGCGTGATTTGCAGATTGGTCGTGGTGAATCAATATATGATACAGCATATGTGTTATCAGGCTACTTAGATGGTATTATGATTCGAGCGAACTCTCATGCTATGGTGAAGGAGCTTGCAGAGCATGCATCTATACCAGTTATAAATGGATTAACCGATATTTATCACCCTTGCCAAGCTTTAGCGGATTTAGAAACAATCGCTGAAAATAAAGGTCAACTAAAAGGACTTAAAATTGCATATGTTGGAGATGGCAACAACGTGGCGCATTCATTAGTAGTCGCTTCTGCACATGTAGGAATGAACGTGGCAGTGGCAACGCCAGTTGGTTATGAATGTGATGTAGAGGTTATCGCAAAAGCACAGGCTATCGCAGCAGCAAATGGTAGTACAATTACAATCACAAATGATCCTGTAGAAGCGGTTTTAAATGCGGACGTAGTATACGCTGATGTATGGACGTCAATGGGGCAAGAAGAGGAAACTGCAAAACGTCTAGAAGACTTTGCAGGTTACCAAATTAATGATGAACTTGTTGCATACGCAAAGCCGAATTACATGTTCCTACACTGTTTACCTGCGCATCGTGAAGAGGAAGTAGCGACATCTGTTATTGATGGTCCGAATTCTTACATCTTTGAGCAAGCAGAAAACAGACTCCACGCACAGAAAGCGGTTCTAGCATCAATTTTAGCTTAA
- a CDS encoding MarR family transcriptional regulator has protein sequence MEKELVHLIKEINQIDYETNLMLTEEFSSILDETLTSKQAVFLNLLRTKGPLQTFELAKLMGTSASAVSQLVNRLEQESYIKRTMSKKDRREVIIELDERGHLYFQKQEEIELAIIYKYYTKLNREDLLQLKDILSTLHFIISEEQEKNKRS, from the coding sequence ATGGAGAAGGAATTGGTACATCTTATTAAGGAGATAAATCAAATTGATTATGAAACCAATTTAATGTTAACCGAAGAATTTTCCTCTATATTGGATGAAACATTAACTTCAAAACAAGCAGTATTTTTAAATCTTCTTCGAACAAAAGGTCCTCTTCAAACTTTTGAATTGGCAAAGTTAATGGGGACATCTGCGAGTGCAGTTAGCCAATTAGTAAATAGGTTGGAGCAAGAAAGCTATATAAAAAGAACAATGAGTAAAAAGGATCGTAGAGAAGTTATTATAGAGCTAGATGAACGGGGACATCTTTATTTTCAAAAGCAGGAGGAAATTGAGCTTGCTATTATTTATAAATATTATACAAAGCTCAATCGAGAGGACTTGTTACAATTAAAGGACATACTTTCGACATTACATTTTATTATTTCAGAGGAGCAGGAAAAAAATAAGCGTTCATAA
- a CDS encoding serine hydrolase domain-containing protein, whose product MDLYNLKKDIFKIAYPYIKTRPNVALSIGIISQGQEVTFTFGGSNFMLEEKPYVYEVGSISKVFTTSILGEMIQEGKVHVEDSIGKYFSTIPDNHPVTLKRLANHTSGLPGIGVLKNISNLFDAQTPRDPFCQYSLDETIHYFKTHTDEPKVKFRYSNVGMGLLGYILANTLHTDYETAIKQRLTDPLNMPNTFISIPSDQAEAVLQGYTILGHKKPPLQMNDFMAAGAVRSTVNDLLKFAKVHLSDENLGYTLTHQATETFSEHKGIGLGWQLDHNIIWHNGSTKAFSSYLGFDKTQQTGVVVLSNYRSPILATNPSQIGKDILQLLQV is encoded by the coding sequence GTGGATTTATATAATTTAAAAAAGGACATTTTTAAAATTGCTTATCCTTATATAAAAACTCGCCCAAATGTTGCTTTATCCATTGGTATCATTTCTCAAGGTCAGGAAGTGACTTTTACTTTTGGTGGCTCGAACTTTATGTTGGAAGAAAAACCTTATGTATATGAAGTTGGATCGATTTCTAAAGTTTTTACTACATCCATATTGGGGGAAATGATTCAGGAAGGAAAAGTCCATGTGGAAGATTCTATCGGCAAATACTTTTCAACAATTCCCGATAATCACCCTGTCACACTAAAACGTTTAGCCAATCATACTTCTGGGCTACCGGGAATAGGTGTACTAAAAAACATTTCCAATCTTTTTGATGCACAAACACCTCGTGATCCTTTTTGTCAATATTCACTGGACGAGACTATACATTATTTTAAAACGCACACAGACGAGCCCAAAGTTAAATTTCGCTATTCTAATGTAGGAATGGGGCTTTTAGGGTATATTTTAGCCAATACACTTCACACTGATTATGAAACTGCTATCAAACAAAGATTAACAGATCCTTTAAACATGCCAAATACATTTATCTCTATCCCTTCTGATCAAGCAGAGGCCGTATTGCAAGGATACACGATCCTCGGCCATAAAAAGCCACCACTTCAAATGAATGACTTTATGGCAGCAGGGGCAGTCCGTTCAACTGTTAATGATCTTTTAAAATTTGCGAAAGTACATTTAAGTGATGAAAATTTAGGTTATACATTAACACATCAAGCGACCGAAACCTTTTCAGAACATAAAGGTATTGGTTTAGGATGGCAACTCGATCACAATATCATTTGGCATAACGGTTCGACGAAAGCTTTCTCTAGTTATTTAGGGTTTGATAAAACACAACAAACTGGCGTTGTTGTTCTTTCAAATTATCGATCGCCTATATTGGCAACAAACCCTAGTCAAATTGGTAAAGATATATTGCAGCTTTTACAGGTCTAA
- a CDS encoding cysteine peptidase family C39 domain-containing protein: MFIVRTAILWIIISTIINAYLMTLPIPVLRKRDYPANYLIKRNNRIDIQNERECAAFSTAYVLRHFGMEADGDELYTNFPSKMRSGNVYPKGIRTVLRKKGFKTSYYKGNINTLKYEVSKGIPVIVFIKVHKDRNNLHFVPVVGYDKDYVYLSESLRELVNCNDDNNSYNRKVPINEFRKLWNVKNINMLLYSNTYITVDAAQS; the protein is encoded by the coding sequence ATGTTTATTGTTAGAACAGCTATTTTATGGATTATTATATCAACGATCATTAATGCATATTTAATGACATTACCCATACCTGTTTTACGAAAAAGAGATTATCCAGCTAACTATTTAATTAAACGAAATAATAGGATAGATATACAAAACGAAAGGGAATGTGCAGCATTTTCAACAGCATATGTGTTGCGCCATTTTGGAATGGAGGCCGATGGTGATGAGTTATATACTAATTTCCCTAGTAAAATGAGGTCAGGTAATGTATATCCAAAAGGAATCCGTACGGTGCTAAGAAAAAAGGGATTTAAAACAAGCTATTATAAAGGAAATATAAATACACTAAAGTACGAAGTTAGTAAAGGAATTCCCGTAATTGTTTTTATTAAGGTACATAAGGATCGTAATAATTTGCATTTTGTCCCTGTCGTAGGATATGACAAGGACTATGTCTACCTTTCAGAATCATTAAGGGAACTGGTGAATTGTAATGATGATAACAATAGCTATAATCGAAAAGTTCCTATTAATGAATTTAGGAAATTGTGGAATGTAAAAAATATAAATATGCTTCTTTATAGCAATACTTACATAACCGTAGACGCCGCACAGAGCTAA
- a CDS encoding MerR family transcriptional regulator, whose protein sequence is MNTKKFSIGEFSERTGIPIPTLHYYDEIGILQPEKNPSSGHRIYNHQDIITLQKIISLKFLGYSLDKVTTLLNESSFNMDLNESLSLHLYAVEKEKEQIEQTMRAIKRVIKLVEVEGEVDGTVLLSLIYSMSTEQKQNEWMEQQNLKVVVEELSKKSEEDQIALDKTFIHLTKEVKKLYGYPVEDLKVQEMVKEYLEATFSYLGENLIQKLADIDIEEVDIQQFENMSSSPFTEDEQKWFNQAMQYYMQYTE, encoded by the coding sequence ATGAATACTAAAAAATTTTCTATTGGAGAATTTTCAGAAAGGACAGGAATACCAATTCCTACTTTGCATTACTATGATGAAATTGGTATATTACAACCTGAAAAAAATCCTTCTTCAGGGCATCGCATTTACAATCATCAAGATATTATTACATTACAAAAAATTATTAGTCTAAAATTTCTAGGGTATAGCCTTGATAAAGTTACTACTTTGTTAAATGAATCAAGTTTTAATATGGATTTAAATGAAAGCTTGTCCCTCCATTTATATGCTGTAGAAAAAGAAAAGGAACAAATTGAGCAAACAATGCGAGCAATTAAAAGAGTAATTAAATTAGTCGAGGTGGAAGGAGAAGTGGATGGTACTGTATTATTAAGCCTTATATATAGTATGAGTACAGAACAAAAACAAAATGAATGGATGGAACAACAAAATTTAAAAGTTGTTGTGGAAGAGTTATCAAAGAAATCAGAAGAAGATCAAATTGCATTGGATAAAACATTTATTCATTTAACTAAAGAAGTGAAAAAATTATACGGTTATCCAGTGGAAGACTTGAAAGTACAAGAGATGGTAAAAGAATATTTAGAAGCTACTTTTTCATACCTTGGTGAAAATTTGATACAAAAACTTGCTGATATAGATATAGAAGAGGTGGATATTCAACAATTCGAAAATATGTCATCTTCCCCCTTCACGGAAGATGAACAAAAATGGTTTAATCAAGCAATGCAATATTATATGCAATACACAGAATGA
- a CDS encoding YesK family protein: MNAFMLDGWTPIFLVGIYFISRKVTRKTLYTVSLVLSFICFGLVLYSIFVVGGWEGMGLGFIAISVLLGTWIGTIIGISSKKISM; encoded by the coding sequence TTGAATGCATTTATGCTAGATGGATGGACACCCATATTTCTTGTTGGGATTTACTTCATATCTCGTAAGGTAACACGAAAAACCTTATATACAGTTTCGTTAGTATTGAGCTTCATTTGTTTTGGCTTAGTCTTATACAGCATTTTTGTTGTTGGTGGATGGGAAGGTATGGGACTTGGATTCATTGCGATTAGCGTTCTATTAGGAACATGGATAGGTACTATAATTGGAATTTCTAGTAAAAAAATAAGTATGTAA
- a CDS encoding NUDIX hydrolase, with protein sequence MTYLENNGFKFLNFINIPETDIKKYQPLSGSFAVVKCEGKFLLCYNTWRKQWELPSGGRENNETSKECAIRELYEETGQLVTNLEFKGLIKAENSLDGNIKYNPVYFTTIEKLQPFIENEETSEIKLWDLNEEIGYIDSVDINIFDYL encoded by the coding sequence ATGACTTATCTGGAAAATAATGGATTTAAATTTCTTAATTTTATTAATATACCAGAAACAGATATAAAAAAATACCAGCCCTTATCGGGTTCTTTTGCCGTAGTAAAGTGCGAAGGTAAGTTTCTCCTTTGCTATAACACTTGGCGTAAACAATGGGAACTACCTTCTGGAGGTAGAGAAAATAACGAAACGTCAAAGGAATGTGCCATTAGAGAACTTTACGAGGAAACTGGACAATTAGTTACAAACTTAGAATTTAAAGGATTAATCAAAGCAGAAAATTCATTAGATGGCAACATAAAATATAATCCTGTGTACTTTACTACAATAGAAAAACTACAACCATTTATAGAGAATGAGGAAACATCAGAAATAAAGCTTTGGGATTTAAATGAGGAAATAGGTTATATTGATTCAGTTGATATAAATATATTTGATTATCTTTAA